The following coding sequences lie in one Notolabrus celidotus isolate fNotCel1 chromosome 6, fNotCel1.pri, whole genome shotgun sequence genomic window:
- the hmg20a gene encoding high mobility group protein 20A isoform X1: MDEQTGSPAANTDNNGQRNGDEKPRRGSWTKGRKRKKPMKDSNAPKAPLTGYVRFMNDRREQLRAERPDVPFPEITRMLGNEWSKLPPEEKQRYLDEAEKDKERYMRELEKYQKTEAYKHFTRKVQEKQKGKRHRGDVGHQVANEALHEKDAEGKDRTVFDIPIFTEEFLNHSKAREAEMRQLRKTNMEYEERNAALQKHVESMRGAVDRLEGDVMQERGRNGLLHQHLETLRQALTSSFSSLPLPGSGETPNLDTIDSYMKKLHSIIVSSPQDHENLINTVRDVVNRLDR, from the exons ATGGATGAACAGACCGGCTCTCCTGCAGCCAACACTGACAACAACGGCCAGAGAAATGGAGATGAG aaGCCCCGGCGCGGCAGCTGGAccaaggggaggaagaggaagaagccgATGAAGGACAGCAATGCACCCAAAGCGCCGCTAACGGGCTACGTTCGCTTCATGAATGACAGACGGGAGCAGCTACGGGCTGAGCGTCCGGACGTGCCCTTCCCAGAGATCACCAGGATGCTGGGCAACGAGTGGAGCAAGCTGCCCCCCGAGGAGAAGCAG CGATACTTGGATGAGGCAGAGAAAGATAAAGAGCGCTACATGCGAGAGCTGGAGAAGTACCAGAAGACGGAGGCCTACAAACACTTCACCAGGAAGGTGCAAGAGAAGCAGAAGGGCAAGCGGCACAGGGGAG ATGTCGGGCACCAGGTAGCCAACGAGGCTCTCCACGAG AAGGATGCAGAAGGGAAGGACAGAACCGTGTTTGACATACCAATCTTCACAGAGGAGTTCCTCAACCACAGCAAAG CACGTGAGGCTGAGATGCGGCAGCTGCGTAAGACCAACATGGAGTACGAGGAGCGGAACGCAGCGCTGCAGAAACACGTGGAGAGCATGCGCGGGGCGGTGGACAGGCTGGAGGGCGACGTGATGCAAGAGAGGGGACGCAATGGGCTCCTCCATCAGCACCTGGAGACCCTGCGCCAGGCGCTCAcctccagcttctcctcttTGCCTCTGCCAG GTAGTGGAGAGACACCCAATCTTGACACCATCGATTCCTACATGAAGAAGCTCCACAGCATCATCGTCAGCAGCCCCCAAGACCACGAGAATCTCATCAATACCGTGAGAGATGTGGTCAACCGTTTGGACAG ATAA
- the hmg20a gene encoding high mobility group protein 20A isoform X2 translates to MDEQTGSPAANTDNNGQRNGDEKPRRGSWTKGRKRKKPMKDSNAPKAPLTGYVRFMNDRREQLRAERPDVPFPEITRMLGNEWSKLPPEEKQRYLDEAEKDKERYMRELEKYQKTEAYKHFTRKVQEKQKGKRHRGDVGHQVANEALHEDAEGKDRTVFDIPIFTEEFLNHSKAREAEMRQLRKTNMEYEERNAALQKHVESMRGAVDRLEGDVMQERGRNGLLHQHLETLRQALTSSFSSLPLPGSGETPNLDTIDSYMKKLHSIIVSSPQDHENLINTVRDVVNRLDR, encoded by the exons ATGGATGAACAGACCGGCTCTCCTGCAGCCAACACTGACAACAACGGCCAGAGAAATGGAGATGAG aaGCCCCGGCGCGGCAGCTGGAccaaggggaggaagaggaagaagccgATGAAGGACAGCAATGCACCCAAAGCGCCGCTAACGGGCTACGTTCGCTTCATGAATGACAGACGGGAGCAGCTACGGGCTGAGCGTCCGGACGTGCCCTTCCCAGAGATCACCAGGATGCTGGGCAACGAGTGGAGCAAGCTGCCCCCCGAGGAGAAGCAG CGATACTTGGATGAGGCAGAGAAAGATAAAGAGCGCTACATGCGAGAGCTGGAGAAGTACCAGAAGACGGAGGCCTACAAACACTTCACCAGGAAGGTGCAAGAGAAGCAGAAGGGCAAGCGGCACAGGGGAG ATGTCGGGCACCAGGTAGCCAACGAGGCTCTCCACGAG GATGCAGAAGGGAAGGACAGAACCGTGTTTGACATACCAATCTTCACAGAGGAGTTCCTCAACCACAGCAAAG CACGTGAGGCTGAGATGCGGCAGCTGCGTAAGACCAACATGGAGTACGAGGAGCGGAACGCAGCGCTGCAGAAACACGTGGAGAGCATGCGCGGGGCGGTGGACAGGCTGGAGGGCGACGTGATGCAAGAGAGGGGACGCAATGGGCTCCTCCATCAGCACCTGGAGACCCTGCGCCAGGCGCTCAcctccagcttctcctcttTGCCTCTGCCAG GTAGTGGAGAGACACCCAATCTTGACACCATCGATTCCTACATGAAGAAGCTCCACAGCATCATCGTCAGCAGCCCCCAAGACCACGAGAATCTCATCAATACCGTGAGAGATGTGGTCAACCGTTTGGACAG ATAA